GCACCTAATGTTTCCGCCGGAGTTCTGATGTTGACCACCCGCTCCCAAAAAAGCCACAGTTAAAAGGCGTGCAGGCTCCACGCGGCTATTTTTGGACGTCGACTGACGCAATGCTAGTCCCAACATCCTAATCCTCCAACTGTGTCCCCTGGTTAGTTTCGCAAGCTACGTTAGCTACTTTGTTGACACAAACCAGCCAAAACTTCCAGGCATGAGTCTAACACTTTATTGCAATACCATAAATTGACACATGGTGGCGCGCCACAGGCCAGGGAACAACAGTGTGTTGATTTTTCTAAGAATACATTAGTTTGTGAGACAATAAGTATGTAACACAGACAATATGAGAAggtgtgtaaatatgctgtaGAAGAGAACTAAAGCATCAGTTTCCACTATGCTTTCACTGGTACTTATAATTAAGCTCAACAACAGTTGAGACAAAGTCGTGCGAAGTCACCAAGTCTGAGGCAACGATGTTCACATGTGTTTTAAGAGCTTGCTCTTTCAGCCATTGCACCATGCTTGGCAGACTTCTCCGTATGACGCTTGGAAGGTTGCCATAAAGGCGAAGGATGTACTTGAGTATGCTGGCATTCTCTGGGAGTGTCAGGTTCAAGCCACAGACAAAGAAATCTGCAGGTAATGAGAGGTAAATAAAAGCTCAGACATCATAGAACACAgcatacttttttaaaatggctcTGCTCTTGAATCATCTTGAAGTTGTTTAGGCATAAAGGTGTTATTTAGTGAGTGAAGACATTTATGGTAATAGAGACATATCAGGCTGGTCCTGTATAAAACATGCTCAacctgctgtgctgcaggaaCAAGGAAACTCACTTTTGCTGGGCCATGCATGTGCCAAATCCTGAATAAGTTTTGACTCAACTTCTGCAGGCTTCATACTGTTGCCATAGTAATAGGTTATTTTACTCCATAACTGAGGGTGATGAGCTGCCTGATAGTCATATGAAACTATGACGTTTCTGCCTTTGTCCCAGCAGCTCTTCAGGGTAGGGATTTCCTGTTTTGGAATTGGTAAAAGatcaattttgtttttattgcttacAGTCATTTAAGATGTTTGACTTATTGAgcttaatggaaaaaaaaatagtatacTTTACCGTACTGGGGAAGAGTTTGTCACCAAACAAGTTCTTGATGAACTTGATAAGATGATCATGAAGGTGGCTTTTATTTGTGTCGTCAAACCCTTTGAAGTGGGACAAAGCCAGGATGAGGATCTCTTTGGGGTGTGCCTTTGCCCAGTCATTTATGTCCGTGAGAATTGTCTGTTCACAGTTGCAGAATACTAGTTTTTAATAAAGTTAGCATCAACTAAAGATATCTACTCTACTGCACTATTTTTTCTCCTGGAACACCTTCttcactttaatgttttttttatcatcctaataaaatgttaatatatgGTCAAAATCAAAAATAGCTCAACTGCAAACCAACAGTAAAAGTTATTTCTGATCTGACCTGTTGCGGATATGCAGGACACCATATCGAGACTATGAATTTTTGCTATCCATGTTTCAGTTAATTTACTAATATTGATTTCTCATTTGGTCATACATGACATGTACATCTTTACCTCCACATCAGTCCGTGTGAACAGCCCATGATAAAAGTAGAGCCTAGTGGGATTGGTGTCATGTGGCTTGCGAGCGACCCTCAGGTCAAAGTAGCGGACTCCTGCATCCAGTTGCTTTGCGATCGGCTCCTCCTGCATTACAATAAAGTACAACAGTCAAACAAACCCTTCCTTTTTATGTGATGCACAAGTACATTCAATACTGAATATCATTTTTGAATATAATTTACCTGAGTGGTTGCCCATCTGCGCACTATTTTACGTGCACAACAAATCTTGCTGAATCTTTTTAGAACATCTGGCTCTATTATAGAGGATTTTATGTCCAAGTCATAACTCATTGAGTCGTGGCTACCTACAAAgtaccaaacacacacacaggcatacacacacacacacacacacacacacacacacacacacacacacacaccatgatcATCATCACTATTGAGGAAAAACCACTGTGTCTGTTGACTGGTCGGTTGCTCCACCAAATTAGTCCTGACTGAAATGTCTTCACAACTATTGGATGGGTAATTTccatgaaacaaatgaaaggaTAGTTGTTACTCTACTGCTTACCTCTTTAACccaataaagtatttaaaataatctgATACTGATAAATCTGTGCGTgtgtattataataataataatagttacaTTATTTTAGCTTCATACCTGGTATGGCCAGGTGAAAGAGATCTTTGTTCTGACACTTAGATGGTAGTTTCGACATCCAGTCACTGTTGCTTGTTATGTCTGTTGTACTTTCGCCTTTTTCTGCAGACATTATTATCTGAAATTGGACAGCTCAAAGTTAATCCTCAATCTCTTACCAATACAGTAGTTTGCAGCCAACAATGAATAGATTGCCATTAAAGGTAAAAAGGTTTAGAGGAACACTTACCTCCCGAGATTATTGCCAGCTTTCCTTGAGGTCCTTATAACTACAGATCTGAC
The nucleotide sequence above comes from Larimichthys crocea isolate SSNF chromosome XVI, L_crocea_2.0, whole genome shotgun sequence. Encoded proteins:
- the LOC104929112 gene encoding PI-PLC X domain-containing protein 1, whose product is MSAEKGESTTDITSNSDWMSKLPSKCQNKDLFHLAIPGSHDSMSYDLDIKSSIIEPDVLKRFSKICCARKIVRRWATTQEEPIAKQLDAGVRYFDLRVARKPHDTNPTRLYFYHGLFTRTDVETILTDINDWAKAHPKEILILALSHFKGFDDTNKSHLHDHLIKFIKNLFGDKLFPSTEIPTLKSCWDKGRNVIVSYDYQAAHHPQLWSKITYYYGNSMKPAEVESKLIQDLAHAWPSKNFFVCGLNLTLPENASILKYILRLYGNLPSVIRRSLPSMVQWLKEQALKTHVNIVASDLVTSHDFVSTVVELNYKYQ